From a region of the Bermanella marisrubri genome:
- a CDS encoding low molecular weight protein-tyrosine-phosphatase gives MKVLFVCLGNICRSPTAEAIMRHMCQQQGLDWEIDSAGTAAYHIGKSPDDRSQMAAAKRGISMKGQRARQVTQEDFYHFDYVFAMDRQNFENLQSLQPEEGKAKLFLFLTEFGSFDDSEVPDPYYGGEQGFEYVIDLLEDACADLIEKVAR, from the coding sequence ATGAAGGTACTGTTTGTTTGCTTAGGGAATATTTGTCGTTCACCCACGGCCGAAGCCATTATGCGGCATATGTGTCAGCAGCAGGGCTTAGATTGGGAAATCGATAGTGCGGGTACAGCAGCGTATCATATTGGTAAATCACCAGACGATCGTTCGCAAATGGCTGCAGCCAAGCGCGGAATTTCCATGAAAGGCCAGCGTGCGCGACAAGTGACGCAAGAAGATTTCTATCATTTTGACTACGTATTTGCCATGGATCGACAGAATTTTGAAAACCTTCAGTCGTTACAGCCTGAAGAAGGTAAAGCAAAGCTGTTTTTGTTTTTAACTGAATTCGGTTCATTTGATGATAGCGAGGTCCCTGATCCTTATTACGGTGGAGAGCAGGGCTTTGAATACGTAATTGACTTATTAGAAGACGCTTGTGCAGATTTAATTGAAAAGGTGGCTCGCTAA
- a CDS encoding lipoprotein-releasing ABC transporter permease subunit encodes MLKNLPIAIGLRYTRAKRRNHFISFISAISMAGLTLGVAVLILVLSVMNGFDRELRQRILGMVPHAAVMGEKQGISNWQDVAAQIADRDDVLATAPFIQIQGMMSYRGRVSGVMVTGIEPEWEERVSILPDFIEQGDFYSLQPGDYGVVMGELLARKLGVTLGDKVTLIMPEASLTPAGLMPRLKRFEVTGVFAVGAEVDANFAYINMQDAARLTRTDGAQGIRLLTDDLFKAPKIVWDLRMDLDGIYGASDWTRTHGNLFQAIKMEKTMIGLLLLIIVAVAAFNIVSTLVMVVTDKQGDIAILRTMGMSQSKIMGVFMVQGSVIGVVGIVVGTLLGILLALTVSDIIAWVEQILGIQFLNANVYFISYLPSELRWMDVVIVTTSGLLLSFLATLYPAYRASKVNPAEALRYDI; translated from the coding sequence ATGTTGAAAAATCTTCCCATTGCAATTGGACTGCGATACACGCGAGCGAAGCGGCGCAATCACTTTATCAGCTTTATCTCTGCTATATCCATGGCGGGTCTTACTTTAGGCGTTGCTGTTCTTATCTTGGTACTCTCGGTGATGAATGGCTTTGATCGTGAATTGCGTCAACGCATCCTAGGAATGGTACCCCATGCAGCTGTAATGGGAGAGAAGCAAGGTATATCTAACTGGCAGGACGTGGCAGCTCAGATAGCAGATCGCGACGATGTACTAGCCACAGCTCCTTTTATCCAAATTCAAGGCATGATGAGTTATCGGGGGCGCGTTTCTGGAGTGATGGTTACAGGTATCGAACCTGAGTGGGAAGAACGGGTTTCAATACTGCCTGATTTCATAGAGCAAGGAGATTTTTATTCGCTTCAACCTGGTGATTATGGTGTTGTGATGGGCGAATTATTGGCTCGCAAATTAGGGGTTACGCTTGGAGACAAGGTCACTCTCATTATGCCCGAAGCCAGTTTAACGCCAGCCGGTTTAATGCCGCGTTTGAAGCGTTTTGAAGTAACAGGCGTGTTCGCAGTCGGCGCTGAAGTTGATGCCAATTTTGCATACATCAATATGCAAGACGCGGCCCGCTTGACGCGAACCGATGGAGCACAAGGTATTCGCCTATTGACCGATGATCTGTTTAAAGCCCCTAAAATTGTTTGGGACTTACGCATGGATTTGGACGGCATTTATGGTGCTTCCGATTGGACGCGTACACATGGCAACTTATTCCAAGCTATTAAAATGGAAAAAACCATGATCGGCTTGTTGTTGCTTATTATTGTTGCTGTCGCCGCTTTTAATATTGTTAGTACTTTGGTGATGGTGGTAACCGATAAGCAGGGTGATATAGCGATTCTGCGGACGATGGGTATGTCGCAGAGCAAGATCATGGGCGTTTTCATGGTGCAAGGATCTGTGATTGGTGTCGTAGGGATCGTTGTGGGCACACTACTGGGGATTTTATTGGCACTTACTGTTAGCGATATTATTGCGTGGGTCGAACAAATTTTGGGTATTCAGTTTTTAAACGCCAATGTCTATTTCATTAGTTATTTGCCATCTGAGCTTCGATGGATGGATGTGGTGATTGTGACAACCAGTGGCTTATTGTTGAGTTTTTTGGCGACTTTGTACCCAGCTTATCGTGCCTCAAAAGTGAATCCAGCGGAGGCCTTACGTTATGACATCTAA
- a CDS encoding Trm112 family protein: MDKKLISLMVCPMCKGALKYDKDAQELICKFDGVAYQIKDGIPVMLAEEARPLTVDEKLAKS, translated from the coding sequence ATGGATAAAAAACTCATTAGTCTTATGGTGTGTCCAATGTGTAAGGGCGCGTTAAAGTATGATAAAGACGCTCAAGAACTTATTTGTAAATTCGATGGTGTAGCTTATCAAATAAAAGATGGCATTCCCGTCATGCTGGCAGAAGAAGCTAGACCCCTGACGGTTGATGAAAAGCTCGCAAAAAGCTAG
- a CDS encoding ExbD/TolR family protein — protein MNFKRQSKDELSLNLTPLIDIVFLLLIFFMVSTTFTKENHLAINLPEASGEASEAPKKMIEVVIDKSGQYSINGQALLSNKLVTIKQAVQKMAGDNRDIPFIITADASTPHESVVRAMDAAGQLGFSRLSITSKQAK, from the coding sequence GTGAATTTTAAACGCCAAAGCAAAGATGAGCTAAGTCTTAATCTTACGCCGTTGATCGATATCGTTTTTTTGCTGCTGATTTTCTTTATGGTGTCCACCACTTTCACAAAAGAAAACCACTTGGCCATTAACTTACCGGAGGCCAGCGGTGAGGCCAGTGAGGCACCTAAAAAGATGATTGAAGTAGTGATCGATAAAAGTGGTCAATACAGCATCAATGGACAAGCTCTACTTAGCAATAAGTTGGTTACCATTAAGCAGGCAGTACAGAAAATGGCGGGCGACAATCGCGATATACCTTTCATTATCACTGCAGATGCATCGACACCTCATGAATCCGTGGTGAGAGCGATGGATGCGGCAGGGCAGTTGGGCTTTTCCCGTTTGAGTATCACCAGTAAGCAAGCTAAATAG
- the lpxK gene encoding tetraacyldisaccharide 4'-kinase: MLERLFNKAWYGTSRWTLCLLPLAWLYAWVVKRKRRQAMEQEKTSPVTTIVVGNITVGGTGKTPIVQALVRFLKKQGYQPGIISRGYGGDCNVFPHLIEQHDTVSWTGDEPFMLAKSLQVPVVIDPVRTRGIQRLMEQGVDIVVSDDGLQHYDMARDIEICVVDGVRGLGNGNVLPVGPLREPYERINSVDFVLASGHVKEVEYQFSFHPRAWVNVKTNEERPVDSLELQGQCSAIAGIGNPQKFFNTLEALGVEFQSKAFPDHHAYNEADFRDLAPVVLMTEKDAVKVANFAHENMWALSIDAKLDLVFYTRFSEKLSQLRGCDG, translated from the coding sequence ATGCTTGAGCGTCTTTTTAACAAGGCCTGGTACGGCACTAGTCGATGGACACTCTGTTTGCTGCCTTTGGCTTGGTTGTACGCCTGGGTTGTGAAACGTAAACGCCGCCAAGCGATGGAGCAAGAAAAAACATCTCCGGTTACGACGATTGTGGTCGGCAATATCACTGTTGGTGGTACGGGGAAAACACCGATAGTTCAAGCTCTAGTGCGTTTTCTCAAGAAACAAGGCTACCAACCAGGGATTATTTCCCGTGGTTATGGTGGTGACTGTAATGTGTTTCCTCATCTGATTGAGCAGCATGATACCGTGTCATGGACAGGTGACGAGCCTTTCATGCTTGCAAAAAGCCTACAGGTGCCTGTGGTGATTGATCCTGTTAGAACTCGCGGAATTCAGCGGCTGATGGAGCAGGGGGTGGATATTGTTGTCTCAGATGACGGTTTACAGCATTACGACATGGCAAGGGATATTGAAATCTGCGTAGTGGATGGCGTACGAGGTTTAGGGAACGGTAATGTTTTGCCTGTTGGGCCATTGCGAGAGCCTTACGAACGCATTAATAGCGTTGATTTTGTTCTGGCTAGCGGACATGTAAAAGAAGTGGAATATCAATTCTCTTTTCATCCACGAGCTTGGGTTAATGTGAAAACCAATGAGGAGCGTCCTGTCGATTCGTTGGAATTGCAGGGGCAGTGTAGCGCTATAGCTGGAATTGGTAATCCGCAAAAATTTTTTAACACGCTTGAAGCGTTAGGGGTGGAGTTTCAATCAAAAGCCTTTCCAGATCATCACGCTTATAATGAGGCGGATTTTCGTGATTTGGCACCCGTTGTGTTGATGACAGAAAAAGATGCGGTCAAGGTCGCTAATTTTGCGCATGAGAACATGTGGGCGTTATCAATTGATGCGAAATTGGATCTAGTATTTTATACTCGGTTTAGTGAAAAATTATCCCAGTTAAGGGGTTGTGATGGATAA
- the msbA gene encoding lipid A export permease/ATP-binding protein MsbA codes for MTETPSSSDWALYKRLFSYVLKYKLMFFVAIFGFALYASSAPMLAHLMVVIEATYHNPTEWSRFLLVLMILGIYLFRGVGSFLGDYFLAKVGRTVVHNLRTHVFNHYLLLPNDFYDKHAKGHLISKITFDAEQVFGSVTNAVTSLIREGLTVIGLLAYMLWMNWKLTMVFFIAAPFIAFVVSKANGYFKRYSRNVQGSMGKVTQVAGESINAYQEIKIFSGQDYERNRFAKASDGNRRQTIKFLGVKAISVPVMQMIVAFAIASLIWVALDPRIIADMSFGDFMAFVTAASTLAKPMRTLASINSLIQQGIVAAKSMFDVLDEIPEPDHGSYRVNRADGELQISKLSFSYPDSDEQVLNAIDLHIKPGQSVALVGQSGSGKSTIVSLLTRFYDANQGQIKLDGRDLNEFDLANLREQISLVSQSVTLFNDTVYNNIAYGDLANKTEDEVYAAAKAAHALEFIEEMPEGMQTLIGDDGVMLSGGQRQRLAIARAILKDAPILILDEATSALDTQSERYIQEALETLMQDRTSIVVAHRLSTIEKVDSIVVINQGRIVEQGSHEELLARGGAYKNLYEMQFT; via the coding sequence ATGACTGAAACCCCGAGCTCTTCAGATTGGGCGCTTTATAAGCGCCTCTTTTCATATGTTTTAAAATACAAACTCATGTTCTTTGTAGCCATCTTTGGTTTTGCACTGTACGCATCAAGTGCACCCATGTTGGCGCATCTAATGGTGGTCATTGAAGCGACTTATCACAACCCAACCGAGTGGTCGCGTTTCTTATTGGTTTTAATGATTCTTGGGATTTATTTGTTTCGTGGTGTTGGTAGCTTCTTAGGAGACTATTTTCTGGCGAAAGTTGGTCGAACCGTTGTGCACAACCTGAGGACTCACGTATTTAACCATTATCTGCTTTTACCAAATGACTTTTATGACAAGCATGCAAAAGGGCATTTAATTTCTAAAATCACTTTTGATGCAGAACAAGTATTCGGTTCAGTTACCAACGCTGTTACCAGTTTAATTCGAGAAGGTTTAACAGTAATCGGTTTGCTTGCTTATATGCTTTGGATGAACTGGAAGCTCACCATGGTCTTTTTCATTGCTGCACCTTTCATTGCTTTTGTTGTTAGCAAAGCCAATGGTTATTTTAAGCGCTATAGTCGTAATGTTCAGGGCAGCATGGGAAAAGTGACACAGGTCGCAGGTGAGTCTATTAATGCTTATCAAGAAATTAAAATCTTTTCTGGTCAAGACTACGAACGCAACCGATTCGCTAAGGCAAGTGACGGAAATCGCCGGCAAACCATTAAGTTTTTAGGTGTAAAGGCGATAAGTGTTCCTGTAATGCAGATGATTGTGGCATTTGCAATTGCCAGCTTGATTTGGGTTGCGCTCGATCCTCGAATTATTGCTGATATGAGTTTTGGTGACTTTATGGCTTTTGTTACGGCAGCCAGTACGCTTGCCAAGCCTATGCGTACGCTTGCGAGTATTAATTCTCTAATTCAGCAAGGCATCGTGGCAGCAAAAAGTATGTTTGATGTGTTGGATGAAATACCAGAACCTGACCATGGTAGTTATCGAGTAAACCGCGCGGATGGCGAGTTGCAGATATCTAAGTTGAGCTTTTCTTATCCAGATAGCGATGAACAGGTGTTGAACGCTATCGACTTACATATTAAACCAGGGCAGAGCGTTGCTTTGGTTGGACAGTCTGGAAGTGGGAAGTCGACGATTGTAAGTTTGTTGACGCGTTTTTATGATGCCAATCAAGGGCAAATAAAACTCGACGGTCGCGATTTAAATGAATTTGATTTGGCTAATTTACGTGAACAGATCTCTTTAGTGAGCCAATCAGTTACCCTATTTAATGATACTGTCTATAACAATATTGCTTATGGAGACCTAGCCAACAAGACTGAGGATGAGGTATACGCAGCTGCCAAAGCTGCTCATGCTTTGGAGTTCATAGAGGAAATGCCTGAGGGTATGCAAACCCTTATCGGCGATGACGGTGTAATGTTGTCTGGTGGGCAGAGGCAGCGTTTAGCCATTGCTCGAGCAATTTTGAAAGACGCTCCGATCTTAATTTTGGACGAAGCGACTAGTGCCTTGGATACGCAGTCTGAGCGTTATATACAAGAAGCGCTTGAAACACTCATGCAGGATCGTACGAGCATTGTGGTGGCACACCGATTAAGTACCATTGAGAAAGTGGATTCTATTGTGGTTATTAATCAGGGTCGAATCGTCGAGCAAGGTAGTCATGAAGAGCTGCTAGCGCGTGGCGGTGCATATAAAAATCTTTATGAGATGCAATTTACCTAA
- a CDS encoding MotA/TolQ/ExbB proton channel family protein, protein MKELVFAGGWMMVPLLLASVLAVAICIERFWTLRPSNIAPKHLLAEMWALIKKNELTPTRLKQIKQESHLGSVLVAGLTNSKHGRDITKEAIEQAASQSIHDMERFLTALGTIAAVTPLMGLLGTVLGMISVFNEIMAQGTGNAAVLAGGISEALITTAAGMIVAIPSLICYRIFTRRIDEIVVFMEQEAMKLVDVLHGDREVSEAAEG, encoded by the coding sequence TTGAAAGAGTTAGTTTTTGCTGGTGGCTGGATGATGGTGCCACTGTTGTTGGCCTCAGTGCTTGCAGTTGCCATCTGTATTGAACGTTTTTGGACTTTGCGCCCAAGTAATATCGCACCCAAGCATTTGCTGGCTGAGATGTGGGCTCTTATCAAGAAAAATGAATTGACCCCAACACGCTTAAAGCAAATTAAGCAAGAAAGTCACCTTGGCTCCGTGCTGGTGGCAGGATTGACCAATTCAAAGCATGGTCGCGATATTACTAAAGAAGCTATTGAGCAGGCAGCATCCCAGTCGATTCACGATATGGAGCGTTTTTTGACTGCGCTCGGTACTATTGCGGCTGTTACTCCTTTGATGGGGTTGCTGGGTACTGTGTTAGGCATGATTTCCGTTTTCAACGAAATCATGGCACAAGGAACGGGCAACGCCGCTGTGTTGGCGGGCGGTATTAGTGAAGCTCTGATTACTACGGCAGCAGGTATGATAGTGGCAATCCCTTCACTGATTTGTTATCGCATTTTTACTCGTCGTATTGATGAAATAGTTGTGTTTATGGAACAAGAGGCCATGAAGCTGGTGGATGTGCTGCACGGTGATCGTGAAGTATCTGAGGCCGCTGAGGGGTAG
- a CDS encoding DNA internalization-related competence protein ComEC/Rec2: MSNKAFSLRVVSLGFVLGVASGALTFGLVLLLAPFCWLVSIPLVQTRPLVVSLTLGWSWSAIAWFCVEHDALSISVRQVEATIIAEIDAVFRKDNFSRINLQTDNGKQYQVNCYQCPYEFSVGDRWQLDVRLKPIVSFHNPQGFDYRNWMLAQGFHGKGYISTKSLANKRSVAGGDSMQVTLRRLLPGQDFPLLNALVLGDRDYLDAWQKRTLFDAGISHLFVVSGLHVGMLALFLMGLTALLSRVFLLIGGYSYRWIGIAVAVLAGVSYAWISGFAVPALRAAMMLMLALVFWYWPGKRSPLDAWLCAAVLVAIFYPLQFYLLGTWLSFSIVLALIIGFAGSGTVSFWRALIRSQKLAFLAGAIVLVFFNQYVSVSGVLINLILIPIFSFVILPCSFLALLAASLGNIQGIIYVEEAMHWVLYCLHVNREWVDWWPNIHADNKWLMIVALSLLLFPRVFHLRCFAAAVMVVALSMPASSPDQGGFKLTMLDVGQGSSALVQTKDHAVLIDTGASFANGMSMADYVVLPFLRQRGIDQLDRLHITHEDNDHNGGVSHIKRRSDQVVRQQSCAAEEWVWDGVSFQQFQSPNHKQGNDGSCLLSVKAAGGDRLLFTGDIEESAERALLASGVNLKAEVLMVPHHGSKTSSSDEFIARVSPSIALISAGVHSRYGHPHAEVLQRFAQENIKVLNTGSHGAIEVDFPPRQAAHIVSTYRPYHRIIE, translated from the coding sequence GTGTCCAATAAGGCTTTTTCACTGCGTGTAGTGTCGCTCGGTTTTGTTTTGGGGGTTGCTTCTGGGGCCTTGACGTTTGGCTTGGTGCTATTGCTAGCCCCTTTTTGCTGGCTGGTGTCTATTCCTCTCGTTCAAACACGTCCTCTTGTGGTGTCTCTCACGCTAGGCTGGTCTTGGTCTGCAATCGCTTGGTTTTGTGTGGAGCACGATGCTTTATCAATTTCTGTACGCCAAGTTGAGGCAACCATCATAGCCGAGATTGATGCCGTTTTTCGCAAAGATAATTTCAGTAGGATCAACCTGCAGACCGATAACGGTAAGCAATATCAGGTGAATTGTTATCAGTGCCCCTATGAATTTTCTGTTGGAGATCGATGGCAACTGGACGTGCGTCTGAAGCCTATTGTCAGCTTTCATAATCCACAGGGTTTTGATTATCGAAACTGGATGCTTGCACAAGGGTTTCATGGGAAAGGCTATATTTCCACTAAGTCGCTTGCTAATAAACGCTCAGTCGCCGGTGGTGATTCTATGCAGGTAACACTTAGGCGTCTGCTGCCAGGGCAAGATTTTCCGCTGCTGAATGCGTTAGTGTTAGGTGATCGAGATTATTTAGATGCGTGGCAAAAAAGAACGTTATTTGATGCAGGGATAAGCCACTTGTTTGTCGTATCAGGGTTGCACGTAGGTATGTTAGCACTGTTTTTGATGGGACTTACCGCTTTGCTTTCGAGGGTGTTTTTATTGATTGGCGGCTATTCATATCGATGGATTGGCATTGCAGTGGCTGTATTAGCAGGGGTTTCATATGCTTGGATCTCTGGATTTGCGGTACCAGCATTGCGAGCGGCTATGATGCTTATGCTTGCTCTCGTTTTTTGGTATTGGCCTGGAAAACGATCACCACTGGATGCATGGCTATGTGCGGCTGTCTTGGTGGCTATTTTCTATCCTCTACAGTTTTATCTTTTGGGTACTTGGCTTTCTTTTTCTATCGTCTTGGCTTTGATCATAGGCTTTGCGGGTAGTGGAACAGTGAGCTTTTGGCGGGCTCTGATAAGAAGTCAGAAATTGGCTTTTTTGGCAGGGGCAATCGTTCTTGTCTTTTTCAATCAGTATGTTTCCGTATCAGGGGTTTTAATTAACTTAATACTTATCCCAATCTTTAGTTTTGTGATTTTACCGTGCTCGTTTCTCGCGTTGTTGGCTGCGTCGTTGGGCAATATCCAAGGAATCATTTATGTGGAGGAGGCCATGCATTGGGTATTGTATTGCCTACATGTAAATCGTGAGTGGGTGGATTGGTGGCCAAACATTCACGCTGATAACAAGTGGTTAATGATTGTTGCTCTCTCATTATTGTTATTTCCACGCGTGTTTCATCTGAGGTGCTTCGCTGCTGCAGTCATGGTAGTTGCTTTGAGCATGCCTGCGTCTTCGCCTGATCAAGGTGGTTTTAAGTTAACCATGTTGGATGTGGGGCAGGGTAGTTCCGCTCTGGTGCAAACTAAAGATCATGCTGTGCTAATAGATACGGGCGCTTCATTTGCAAATGGTATGTCCATGGCTGACTACGTGGTATTACCTTTTTTACGGCAGCGCGGTATTGATCAATTGGACAGGTTGCACATCACGCATGAGGATAATGATCATAATGGTGGGGTGAGTCATATAAAGCGTCGTAGTGATCAAGTCGTTAGGCAACAGAGTTGCGCTGCTGAAGAGTGGGTTTGGGATGGAGTATCCTTTCAGCAGTTTCAATCCCCGAATCATAAACAAGGCAATGACGGGTCTTGTTTGCTCAGTGTTAAGGCGGCAGGCGGTGATCGACTATTGTTCACAGGTGATATTGAAGAAAGTGCCGAAAGAGCACTACTAGCTTCAGGGGTGAATCTAAAGGCCGAGGTTTTGATGGTGCCTCATCACGGCAGCAAAACATCAAGTAGTGATGAGTTCATTGCGCGTGTCTCGCCATCTATCGCCCTGATCTCGGCGGGTGTTCATAGTAGATATGGGCATCCACATGCAGAGGTTCTGCAGCGATTTGCTCAAGAAAACATCAAAGTTTTGAATACTGGCTCGCATGGAGCCATTGAAGTGGACTTTCCTCCTAGACAAGCGGCCCACATTGTTTCAACATACCGCCCTTACCACAGAATCATCGAATAA
- a CDS encoding murein hydrolase activator EnvC family protein: MQAKHANLHSVSTSKFNLKTTQPKEEGKARFLMGLNNRVSKMDKRLHRVEAHLSIMYKQQITMKHLALTLVLALLCFTSAALAIREFMPLQISIPATSISETEVKQTEQLESFYSWPLEKTKNLQDVEYNRVGKGIYIQTKLGDPVVAVADGEIIYSGKGIQHLGNLILVKHKDNLITVYGNNYSNYVKQGHKVKAGDLIAAAGERKGRKSGLYFEVRHNGEAQDPFLYLKN; this comes from the coding sequence ATGCAAGCAAAGCACGCCAACTTACATTCAGTATCGACATCCAAGTTTAACTTGAAAACCACCCAACCCAAAGAAGAGGGAAAAGCTCGCTTTTTAATGGGGTTAAACAATCGGGTAAGCAAGATGGATAAGCGACTTCATCGTGTAGAAGCGCATCTTTCAATTATGTATAAACAGCAGATAACCATGAAGCATTTAGCGCTGACCCTTGTATTAGCCCTACTCTGCTTCACCAGCGCCGCACTCGCCATAAGAGAGTTTATGCCACTTCAAATCTCAATACCCGCAACCAGTATTAGCGAAACTGAGGTAAAGCAGACAGAACAATTGGAGTCATTTTACTCATGGCCACTAGAAAAAACCAAGAACCTACAAGACGTTGAATATAATCGAGTCGGTAAGGGTATTTATATTCAAACAAAGCTAGGTGACCCTGTCGTAGCCGTGGCAGATGGTGAGATCATATATAGCGGCAAAGGCATTCAACATTTAGGTAATCTTATCTTAGTGAAGCACAAAGACAATTTGATCACAGTTTACGGAAACAATTATAGTAACTATGTTAAACAAGGACACAAGGTAAAGGCGGGGGATCTTATCGCCGCTGCTGGAGAACGCAAAGGTCGTAAAAGCGGGTTATATTTCGAAGTAAGACATAACGGCGAGGCACAAGATCCTTTCTTGTACCTGAAAAATTAA
- a CDS encoding ABC transporter ATP-binding protein produces the protein MTSKAVLSCIDLNKAYKVGPESVSVIQDLQLQLNEGDWISIVGASGSGKTTLLNMLGGLDDPSTGSVLWGEQDIFKLNRKQLDALRNQYLGFVYQFHHLLAEFTALENVAMPLLIGRTKQADALAAAKNILDKVGLSHRYDHKPAELSGGERQRVALARALVGKPKLVLLDEPTGNLDEHTAQDVQSLIAELNRDLGTAFVVVTHDLTFAAKASQQYVLMNGQLQAQ, from the coding sequence ATGACATCTAAAGCCGTTTTATCTTGTATCGATTTAAATAAAGCCTACAAGGTAGGTCCAGAGTCTGTTTCGGTTATTCAGGATTTACAGTTGCAGTTGAATGAAGGTGACTGGATTTCCATCGTCGGTGCTTCTGGCTCGGGTAAAACTACCTTACTGAATATGTTAGGTGGTTTAGATGATCCCTCAACGGGCAGCGTATTGTGGGGGGAGCAAGATATATTCAAGTTAAACCGAAAGCAGTTGGATGCATTGCGCAATCAGTATCTAGGGTTCGTGTATCAGTTTCACCATTTATTGGCTGAGTTTACTGCGCTAGAAAATGTTGCAATGCCTTTATTGATCGGTAGAACCAAGCAGGCTGACGCATTAGCTGCAGCAAAAAACATACTTGATAAAGTCGGTTTATCCCACCGCTATGACCATAAACCCGCAGAGTTGTCTGGTGGTGAACGCCAGCGGGTAGCTCTAGCGCGAGCGCTTGTTGGCAAACCGAAGTTGGTTCTATTGGATGAGCCAACAGGTAATCTAGATGAACACACGGCTCAAGACGTACAGAGCTTGATAGCAGAATTAAATCGTGACTTAGGAACGGCTTTTGTCGTTGTAACACACGATTTAACGTTTGCAGCAAAAGCGTCCCAGCAATACGTGCTTATGAACGGTCAGTTGCAAGCTCAGTGA
- a CDS encoding DUF2062 domain-containing protein codes for MPKKILQKYFPNPQTIKDNQSLKFLGDKIHEPNLWHLNRRSVSRAFMVGVFFAFMPMPFQMVAAAIVGIWVNSNLPISIGLVWISNPITIPPIFYFTYKVGTVILGLPTRSFQIELSMEWVMTELGAIWQPLLLGSLICGVLFSAMGYVGMRLFWRWHVVHNWKKRQLKRQQAHH; via the coding sequence ATGCCCAAGAAGATATTACAAAAATACTTCCCCAATCCTCAGACTATAAAAGACAACCAGTCTCTGAAATTCTTGGGCGATAAAATTCACGAACCCAACCTTTGGCACTTAAATCGCCGCAGTGTCTCACGAGCGTTTATGGTTGGAGTCTTTTTTGCGTTTATGCCTATGCCATTTCAGATGGTAGCTGCGGCCATCGTAGGTATTTGGGTAAACAGTAATTTACCCATTTCTATTGGCTTAGTGTGGATTAGCAATCCAATCACCATTCCCCCAATCTTTTATTTTACTTATAAAGTAGGAACGGTGATTTTGGGACTGCCCACTAGATCGTTTCAAATAGAATTATCCATGGAATGGGTCATGACAGAATTGGGGGCTATTTGGCAGCCTTTACTGCTCGGCTCATTGATTTGCGGCGTTTTGTTTTCAGCAATGGGCTACGTGGGTATGCGCCTCTTTTGGCGTTGGCACGTCGTGCATAATTGGAAAAAGCGTCAACTAAAACGACAGCAAGCTCATCACTGA